Below is a genomic region from Kineococcus mangrovi.
CGCGCGCAGGGGAGGGGACGCCGTGGGCGAGGCGATCCGGATCGTCGTCGTGGACGACCACTCGTTGTTCCGCCGGGGCCTGCAGATGGTCCTGTCCGTCGAGGACGACCTCGAGGTCGTGGGGGAGGCCTCCGACGGGGCCGAGGCGCTCGAGCGCGTCGAGGAGCTGCTGCCCGACGTCGTCCTCATGGACGTGTGGATGCCGCGCCGCTCCGGCATCGACGCCTGCGCCCAGATCAAGGCCGTCGCGCCGTCGACGAAGATCCTCATGCTCACCTCCTCCGAGGAGCAGGACGACCTGTTCGGCGCGGTGCGGGCCGGGGCCAACGGCTACCTGCTCAAGGACGTGCCGGCCGAGGAGGTCGCCGACGCCGTCCGCTCGGTGGTGACGGGGCAGTCGCTCATCACGCCCAAGATGGCCGGCCTGCTGCTCGGGGAGTTCAACGCCATGCGCCGGCGCGACGAGGAGCGCAACCTCGGCCTGCCCGGCACCCCCCGGCTGTCCCCGCGCGAGCTGGAGGTGCTGCGGCTGCTGGCCCGCGGCCTGCCCAACCGCGAGATCGCCGGCCAGCTCGGCATCAGCGAGAACACTGTCAAGAACCACGTCCGCAACCTGCTCGAGAAGCTGCAGCTGCACTCGCGCATGGAGGCCGTCGTCTACGCCGTGCGCGAGAAGATCGTCGAACTGTCGTGACGCCCCCGGCGCCGCCGGGCCGCACCGGGAGGATCGAGGAGATCACGGCCCGGCAGGCCCGCCGCGCGGCGCTCGCGGCCTCCGGGTTCAGCCGGCGCCGGCCCGCGACCGTGACGGCCGCGCACGTCGGCCGCGTCGTGGACCGCCTCGGCGTCGTGCAGATCGACAGCGTCAACGTGCTCTGCCGCAGCCACTACCTGCCCTTCTTCAGCCGGCTCGGGCCGTACCCGACCGACCTCGTCGACCGGGCCGCGCACCGCGCCCCGCGCCGACTCGTGGAGTACTGGGCCCACGAGGCGTCCTACGTCGCGCCCGCCACCCACCGGCTGCTGCGCTGGCGGATGGACCGCGCGGCCTCCGACGCCTGGGGCAGCGTGCGCAGCATCGCCCACGAGCGTCCCGACCTGCTCGCGGCCGTCGAGGAGCACCTCGCCCTGCGCGGACCGGCGACGGCCCGGCAGCTGGAGGCGGCCCTCAGCTCGGGAGCCGCCCGCCCCACCGACCACTGGGGCTGGAACTGGTCGGCGGTCAAGCGCGCCTGCGAGCACCTGTTCTTCGCCGGCCGGGTCTCGGCCGCGGGCCGCACCGCGCAGTTCGAGCGCCGCTACGACCTCGCCGGTCGCGTCCTGCCGCCCGCCGTGCGCGACGCGCCGGACCCGGACCCGGCCGACGCCGTCCGCGAACTCGTCGCCACCGCCGCCCGCGCGAGCGGGGTGGCGACCGAACCCACCCTGCGCGACCACTTCCGGCTCGCCCCCGGCCCGTCCCGGCGGGCCGTGGCCGAGCTCGTCGAGCAGGGCCGCCTCGAACCCGTTCGGGTGCGCGGCTGGGCCCCGCACCGGCCCGCGTACCGCTGGGCCGGCGCCGTCGCCCCGCGGGTCGACGCCCGCGCCCTGCTGACGCCCTTCGACCCGCTGGTCTGGCACCGCCCGCGCACCGAGGAGGTGTTCGGCGTCAGCGTGCGGCTGGAGTTCTACGTCCCGCGCGAGCGGCGCGTCCACGGCTACTACGTCCTGCCGTTCCTGCTGGGGGAGGACCTCGTCGCCCGGGTCGACCTCAAGGCCGACCGCCGCGCCGGCGTCCTGCGCGTCGAGGCGGCCCACGCCGAACCCTCGGCCCCGCCGCGGACCGCGGAGGAGCTGGCCGCCGAGCTGCGCGACCTCGCCCGCTGGCAGGGGCTGGACGGCGTCCTCGTCGCCGGCCGCGGGGACCTCGCCCCGGCCCTGGCCGCCGTGGTCGGCTCGAACGGGTGAGTCCGGCGGCGGGAACCTCAACACCACCGGGGGCCGCGCCGAGACAGCGGAGGTGGACCTCGCCGCTCTCCCCGCCGACCAGGTCGAGCACGCCGCCGGGCTGCTCGAGCACGTGCTCACGCACCTGTCGGGCGGCGCGAGCGAGCGCGACGTCCTGAGCCGGGCCGCCGGTCTGGTCGCCGACCTCGTCGACGCCGACGTCGTCGCCGTCTGCGAGGGCTCCCACGTCCACGGCGGCGTCGGCCTCGGGCAGCGGTTCCTGCCCGAACGCGGTCTGGCCCGGGTCGTCCGCGACGGCGGCGGGTCCTTCGCCGTCCCGGGCCTGGGCCGGGTCCGCACGAGCGTCGTCGAGGTCCCGGGCCTGGTGGGGGTCCACCTCGTCGTCGGCCGGGCCGACGAGCTGCGCGACCCCGCCGAGGGGCTCGCGACCGTCCGCCTCGTCGGCCGGGTCCTGGCTCTGGTGGTCCTGGGTGGCCACGGCCGCGAGCGCGAGCGGTGGCACCGGCAGCAGGGCGCCCAGGGAGCCGCCGAGCGGACCGAGCTGCAGCAGGCCCTGCGCCAGCGCGAGCAGGTCCTCACCACCTCGGTCCGCTTCCAGCGCGCCGTCTCCAGCCGCCGGCCCCTGCCGGAGCTGCTCGTCCAGATCGCGTCCAGCTCCTCCGAGCTCATGGACGGCCGCGCCGTCACCCTCGTCCTGGCCGACCCGCGCTCGCAGATGCGGATGCGCGTCGTGGCCGCCGTCGGCGAGCCGGTCCTGGACCCGCGGCTCGCCCTCGCCGCCGCGGACGCGCTGGGCGGGTTCGGCGTCGCGGTCGGGGACGAGGAGGTCCCCGCGGCCGCCGCCGTCCACATCAACGGCCGCAGCGTCGGCGCCCTCGTCCTGGACACCCGCGCCAGCGGTCCGCTCGACCCCGTGGGGGCGACCGTCCTGCGCGCCTTCGCCGAGCACGCGAGCATGGCCCTCAGCCACGCCGAGACCGTGCGGGCCGTCGAGGCCGCCTCCTCGGACTCCCTGACCAACCTGCCCAACCGCGCGACGCTGCTGCGCCAGCTCGAGGTGGCGCTGCGCGTCACCGGGTCCGACGGCCTGGGCACGGCCGTCCTGTTCGTCGACCTCAACGGGTTCAAGCAGGTCAACGACTCCCTCGGCCACGCCGCCGGGGACGAGGTGCTGTCCCGGGTGGCCCGGCGGCTGCGGCGCTGCCTGCGCGGGGACGACGTCGCCGCGCGCCTGGGCGGGGACGAGTTCGCCCTCGTCGTGCGCGACGTCGACCCCGGCCGCGCGGCCGCGCGCATCGCCGCCCGGGTGCAGGCCGACGTGGCGCTGCCGCTGGAGACGCACGGCACGACGGTGCGGGTCGGGGCCAGCATCGGGATCGCCCTGGCCGAGGAGGGGGTCGGCGCCGTCGAGCTGCTGCGCCGCGCCGACAGCGCCATGTACATGGCCAAGGCCCGCTCGCACGCGGCCGGTCCCGCCGTCGCCGACGGCACGGTCCCGGGGGGCGTGGTCGTCTTCGAGGCCGGCACGCACGACGCGGACCGCCTGCGCCGACAGCTCGAGCACGACCTGCTGCGCGCCGTGCGGGAGGAGGAGTTCGAGCTCGCCTACCAGCCGATCGTGCGGCTCGCCGACGGCGCGGTCGTCGGCGCCGAGGCGCTGCTGCGCTGGCGGCACCGCACCCGCGGCCTGCTCGAGCCGGGGGCCTTCCTCGCCGGGGCCGAACGCTCCCCGGCGGTGCGGGAGCTGTGGCGCTGGGTGCTGCGCTCGGCGTGCACCCAGGCCGCCGCGTGGCGCGGCCGGGTGCCGGACCTGTCCGTGACCGTCAACCTGTCCGCCGCCCACGTCATGGCGCGCGGCGCGGCCGACGACGTCCGCGAGGCGCTCACGGCGGCCGGCCTGGACCCCACCGCGCTCGTCCTCGACGTGCCCGCGCACCTGCTCGGGCAGGACCCCGACGTGCTCGCGGCGCGGTTGGAGAAGCTGCGCGCGACGGGGGCCCGGATCCTGCTCGACGACTTCGCCACCCTCGAACCGGGACGGGCCGGTGCGCTGGCGGTCCAGTCCCTCGCCCCGCTGCGGCGGCTGCCCGTCGACGGCGTGAAGCTGGACCGCACCCTGGTCGCCGAGATCGACGGTCCCGACGGCGTCGACGCGCTCGCGGCCGTCCGCACGCTCTGCGAGCTCGGTGCCGCCCTCGACCTCGGCGTCGTCGCCGAGGGGGTCGAGCGCGCCGGGCAGGCGGTGCTGCTCACCGAGGCCGGGTGCTCCCTGGCCCAGGGGATCCTGCTGGGGGCACCCCGCCCGGTGGCCGAGCTCGGCCCCGAGCTGACCGCCGGTGGGCTCGGCCCGGCCGAGCCGGCGACCGCCGTCCCCGCGTTCGCCGACCTGGCCGACCTCGCCGACCTCGCCGACCTCCCCGACCCCGTGGGTCCCACGGGCGGGGACACCGCGGGGAGCGCGGCCGGCCCGGTCCCAGCCCCGGTCCCAGCCCCGGTCCCAGCCCCGGTCCCAGCCCCGCTCCCGGCCCCGGTCGAGGAGGCCCCCGCGGTCGCGCCGGTGCCCGTGCCGATCGGCGGGGTCCGCCCGGACGACCTGCGGCGGATGCTGGACCAGTCGCGCTGAGCGATCACTGCTGCTCGGACGGTCACCGTGAGGTCCACGCCACCCCCCGTTGCGCCGCTAGAGTGACGGGGTGCCAGCGATCGTCGAAAAGGTCCTCCGCGCCGGTGAGGGACGCGTCGTCAAGCGCCTGCACCGCATCGCGGAGCAGGTGAACGCCCTCGAACCCGACTTCGAGGGGATGAGCGACACGGAGCTGCGGGGCGAGACCGACCGCTTCAAGGAGCGCCTCGCGGGCGGGGAGACGCTCGACGACCTGCTCCCGGAGGCCTTCTCGGTCGTCCGCGAGGCGGCCCGGCGCACCCTGGGCCAGCGGCACTTCGACGTCCAGCTCATGGGGGGCGCGGCCCTGCACCAGGGCAACATCGCCGAGATGCGCACGGGGGAGGGCAAGACGCTCGTCGCGACGCTGCCCGCCTACCTCAACGCCCTCACCGGCGAGGGCGTCCACGTCATCACGGTCAACGACTTCCTCGCCGAGTACCAGTCCGACCTCATGGGCCGGGTGTTCCGCTTCCTGGGCATGACGAGCTCGTGCATCCTGTCGCGGATGCGCCCCGACGAGCGGCGCGAGGCCTACGCGGCCGACATCACGTACGGCACGAACAACGAGTTCGGCTTCGACTACCTGCGCGACAACATGGCGTGGAACGTCTCCGAGATGGTCCAGCGGGGCCACCACTTCGCCATCATCGACGAGGTCGACTCGATCCTCATCGACGAGGCCCGCACCCCCCTCATCATCTCCGGCCCCTCCGACGCGCCCACGAAGTGGTACACGGAGTTCGCCAAGATCGTCCGGCGCCTGACGATCGACGTCGACTACGAGGTCGACGAGAAGAAGCGCACCATCGGCATCCTCGAGGCCGGGATCGCCAAGGTCGAGGACCTGCTCGGCATCGAGAACCTCTACGAGAGCGTGAACACCCCGCTCATCGGGTTCCTCAACAACGCCGTCAAGGCCAAGGAGCTCTTCAAGCGGGACAAGGACTACGTCGTGTCCCCCAACGGCGAGGTCCTCATCGTCGACGAGCACACCGGGCGCATCCTCGCCGGCCGCCGCTACAACGAGGGCATGCACCAGGCCATCGAGGCCAAGGAGGGCGTGCCGATCCAGAACGAGAACCAGACGCTGGCGACGATCACCCTGCAGAACTTCTTCCGCATGTACGACAAGCTCGCGGGGATGACCGGGACGGCCATGACCGAGGCCGCGGAGTTCCAGGCGACGTACAAGCTCGGTGTCGTGCCGATCCCCACCAACCGGCCGGCCGTCCGCGCGGACCAGCCCGACCTCGTCTACAAGAACGAGCAGGCCAAGTTCGCGGCCGTCGTCGAGGACATCGCCGAGCACCACGCCGCCGGGCAGCCGGTCCTGGTCGGGACGACGAGCGTGGAGAAGAGCGAGTACCTGTCCAACCTGCTGACGAAGGCCGGTGTCGAGCACACCGTCCTCAACGCCAAGCAGCACGAGCGCGAGGCCGCGATCGTGGCCCAGGCCGGCCGCAGGGGCGCCGTCACGGTCGCGACGAACATGGCCGGCCGCGGGACGGACATCATGCTCGGCGGCAACGCCGAGTTCCTGGCCGTGGCGGCCATGAAGGACAAGGGCCTGGACCCCGACGAGGCCCCCGAGGCCTACGAGGCCGCCTGGCCGGAGGTGCTGGAGCAGGCCAACGCCTCGGTCGAGGCCGAGCACGACGAGGTCCGCGACCTCGGTGGCCTCTACGTCCTGGGCACCGAGCGGCACGAGTCGCGCCGCATCGACAACCAGCTGCGCGGGCGTTCGGGCCGGCAGGGCGACCCGGGGGAGTCCCGGTTCTACCTCTCGCTCACCGACGACCTCATGCGCCTGTTCAACGCCGCCCTCGTCGAGAGCTTCCTGACCCGCACGGG
It encodes:
- a CDS encoding response regulator — its product is MPSVPRSSSRDRTPPSGPAGARRGGDAVGEAIRIVVVDDHSLFRRGLQMVLSVEDDLEVVGEASDGAEALERVEELLPDVVLMDVWMPRRSGIDACAQIKAVAPSTKILMLTSSEEQDDLFGAVRAGANGYLLKDVPAEEVADAVRSVVTGQSLITPKMAGLLLGEFNAMRRRDEERNLGLPGTPRLSPRELEVLRLLARGLPNREIAGQLGISENTVKNHVRNLLEKLQLHSRMEAVVYAVREKIVELS
- a CDS encoding winged helix-turn-helix domain-containing protein, producing MTPPAPPGRTGRIEEITARQARRAALAASGFSRRRPATVTAAHVGRVVDRLGVVQIDSVNVLCRSHYLPFFSRLGPYPTDLVDRAAHRAPRRLVEYWAHEASYVAPATHRLLRWRMDRAASDAWGSVRSIAHERPDLLAAVEEHLALRGPATARQLEAALSSGAARPTDHWGWNWSAVKRACEHLFFAGRVSAAGRTAQFERRYDLAGRVLPPAVRDAPDPDPADAVRELVATAARASGVATEPTLRDHFRLAPGPSRRAVAELVEQGRLEPVRVRGWAPHRPAYRWAGAVAPRVDARALLTPFDPLVWHRPRTEEVFGVSVRLEFYVPRERRVHGYYVLPFLLGEDLVARVDLKADRRAGVLRVEAAHAEPSAPPRTAEELAAELRDLARWQGLDGVLVAGRGDLAPALAAVVGSNG
- a CDS encoding putative bifunctional diguanylate cyclase/phosphodiesterase; this translates as MDLAALPADQVEHAAGLLEHVLTHLSGGASERDVLSRAAGLVADLVDADVVAVCEGSHVHGGVGLGQRFLPERGLARVVRDGGGSFAVPGLGRVRTSVVEVPGLVGVHLVVGRADELRDPAEGLATVRLVGRVLALVVLGGHGRERERWHRQQGAQGAAERTELQQALRQREQVLTTSVRFQRAVSSRRPLPELLVQIASSSSELMDGRAVTLVLADPRSQMRMRVVAAVGEPVLDPRLALAAADALGGFGVAVGDEEVPAAAAVHINGRSVGALVLDTRASGPLDPVGATVLRAFAEHASMALSHAETVRAVEAASSDSLTNLPNRATLLRQLEVALRVTGSDGLGTAVLFVDLNGFKQVNDSLGHAAGDEVLSRVARRLRRCLRGDDVAARLGGDEFALVVRDVDPGRAAARIAARVQADVALPLETHGTTVRVGASIGIALAEEGVGAVELLRRADSAMYMAKARSHAAGPAVADGTVPGGVVVFEAGTHDADRLRRQLEHDLLRAVREEEFELAYQPIVRLADGAVVGAEALLRWRHRTRGLLEPGAFLAGAERSPAVRELWRWVLRSACTQAAAWRGRVPDLSVTVNLSAAHVMARGAADDVREALTAAGLDPTALVLDVPAHLLGQDPDVLAARLEKLRATGARILLDDFATLEPGRAGALAVQSLAPLRRLPVDGVKLDRTLVAEIDGPDGVDALAAVRTLCELGAALDLGVVAEGVERAGQAVLLTEAGCSLAQGILLGAPRPVAELGPELTAGGLGPAEPATAVPAFADLADLADLADLPDPVGPTGGDTAGSAAGPVPAPVPAPVPAPVPAPLPAPVEEAPAVAPVPVPIGGVRPDDLRRMLDQSR
- the secA gene encoding preprotein translocase subunit SecA, producing MPAIVEKVLRAGEGRVVKRLHRIAEQVNALEPDFEGMSDTELRGETDRFKERLAGGETLDDLLPEAFSVVREAARRTLGQRHFDVQLMGGAALHQGNIAEMRTGEGKTLVATLPAYLNALTGEGVHVITVNDFLAEYQSDLMGRVFRFLGMTSSCILSRMRPDERREAYAADITYGTNNEFGFDYLRDNMAWNVSEMVQRGHHFAIIDEVDSILIDEARTPLIISGPSDAPTKWYTEFAKIVRRLTIDVDYEVDEKKRTIGILEAGIAKVEDLLGIENLYESVNTPLIGFLNNAVKAKELFKRDKDYVVSPNGEVLIVDEHTGRILAGRRYNEGMHQAIEAKEGVPIQNENQTLATITLQNFFRMYDKLAGMTGTAMTEAAEFQATYKLGVVPIPTNRPAVRADQPDLVYKNEQAKFAAVVEDIAEHHAAGQPVLVGTTSVEKSEYLSNLLTKAGVEHTVLNAKQHEREAAIVAQAGRRGAVTVATNMAGRGTDIMLGGNAEFLAVAAMKDKGLDPDEAPEAYEAAWPEVLEQANASVEAEHDEVRDLGGLYVLGTERHESRRIDNQLRGRSGRQGDPGESRFYLSLTDDLMRLFNAALVESFLTRTGIPEDVPIESKMVSRAIQSAQGQVEGRNFEIRKNVLKYDDVLNRQREVIYTERRKVLEGEDLHVQIRHFVDDVVTAYVSEATARGFGEDWDLEELFTALRSLYPVSITPEEVVEAAGGRGNLTVERLVEEMRGDAQACYDAREEELGASVLRDLERRVVLSVLDRKWREHLYEMDYLQEGIGLRAMAQRDPLVEYQREGYQLFGAMTDAIKEESVGYLFSLQVQPAAQAGATPAGLGAPPARQQLQYSAPTAEGDVEVHAGDAQATEAATGNRAQRRATERAQRDA